The following proteins come from a genomic window of Halodesulfovibrio sp.:
- the abc-f gene encoding ribosomal protection-like ABC-F family protein has product MSITLDTISKFYGGDEIIPQFSLDIADGTRLCVCGPNGCGKSTLLKMVAGMVSVDSGRVLLPKNCRLGFVQQELDESLLTLPLLSWVLEVLPDWNDFWEEWEAASQAQDEAALKRLGVRQAELEQIYGHNPEHRAKAVLTGLGFSEDKWLKSMKELSGGWRERAKLARVLTAGADVLLLDEPTNHLDLDAVEWLENFLLDYQGVLIFVAHDRIFMDKVGSHILYLGGNKPTFRKGNFSQFLVIQEEIEAQKEREATKLQEDIAHNMDFVRRFKAKANKARQASSKQKMAQRLQKELDTIKFETKRKSLAFAWPEPAPAEKLILSVNDLGFTYPDGVTLWSNLEFQLYRGQKIALVGPNGCGKSTLLKLLAGRLEKNNGSIMMASKAKMGYFSQHQLDTLNAQNTVLNEIRRLSDPKTTEEELMSVLGLFMLGQRYFERVVGELSGGEKSRLMMAILFLSRCNFLVLDEPTNHLDLESREALIEALASFEGTILMVAHDRYLLKEVADQLWSLAPEGLTVHERGFDEYDKYRKAQNALASGKAKEATAGGGLSREEQKRLKREQAELRNTIYKQLKPKQQQYEKMENDLMLMLEEQGELETNMADPEFFAKSADMQEALKRFGQLQNDSEVLMEQMGELEMEIAELEKQRETLAG; this is encoded by the coding sequence ATGAGCATAACACTAGATACTATATCCAAATTTTACGGTGGCGACGAAATCATCCCTCAGTTTTCCTTAGATATTGCGGATGGTACGCGCCTTTGCGTCTGTGGTCCTAACGGGTGCGGTAAATCGACTCTTCTGAAAATGGTAGCCGGTATGGTTTCTGTAGATTCAGGACGCGTATTACTGCCTAAAAACTGCCGTCTGGGCTTTGTTCAGCAGGAGCTGGATGAATCATTATTAACCCTGCCGTTACTCAGCTGGGTACTGGAAGTGTTGCCCGACTGGAACGATTTCTGGGAAGAATGGGAAGCAGCAAGTCAGGCACAGGATGAAGCTGCCCTCAAACGCCTTGGAGTTCGTCAGGCAGAACTGGAACAGATATACGGTCACAATCCAGAACACAGAGCAAAAGCTGTATTAACAGGTCTTGGTTTCAGCGAAGACAAGTGGCTTAAGTCCATGAAGGAACTTTCCGGTGGCTGGCGCGAACGCGCAAAGCTCGCACGAGTCCTTACCGCAGGGGCAGATGTTCTGCTTCTTGACGAACCGACAAACCACCTTGACCTTGATGCCGTAGAATGGCTGGAAAACTTCCTGCTGGACTATCAGGGCGTGCTCATATTCGTAGCGCACGACAGAATCTTTATGGATAAAGTCGGCAGTCATATTTTATACCTTGGCGGCAACAAGCCAACCTTCCGCAAAGGCAACTTTTCGCAGTTCCTTGTGATTCAGGAAGAAATTGAAGCACAAAAAGAGCGTGAAGCAACCAAATTGCAGGAAGATATCGCGCATAACATGGATTTTGTGCGCCGCTTCAAAGCAAAAGCCAACAAAGCACGGCAGGCAAGCTCCAAACAGAAGATGGCGCAACGCCTGCAAAAAGAGCTTGATACAATCAAGTTTGAAACCAAGCGTAAAAGCCTTGCTTTTGCATGGCCGGAACCTGCTCCGGCAGAAAAACTTATTCTCAGCGTAAATGACCTTGGTTTCACGTATCCAGATGGTGTTACACTCTGGTCAAATTTAGAATTTCAACTGTACCGCGGACAAAAAATTGCTCTCGTAGGTCCAAACGGCTGTGGTAAATCTACTCTGCTCAAGCTCCTTGCCGGACGTCTGGAAAAGAACAACGGTTCTATCATGATGGCTTCCAAGGCAAAGATGGGCTACTTCTCCCAGCATCAGCTGGATACTCTGAATGCACAGAACACCGTGCTCAATGAAATCCGTCGCCTTTCCGACCCGAAGACTACAGAAGAAGAACTCATGTCTGTCCTTGGTCTCTTTATGCTTGGGCAACGGTATTTCGAACGTGTTGTGGGAGAGTTATCCGGTGGTGAAAAAAGCCGTCTGATGATGGCTATCCTTTTCCTTTCCCGCTGTAACTTCCTTGTTCTTGACGAACCGACAAACCACCTTGACCTTGAGTCACGCGAAGCGTTGATTGAAGCGTTAGCTTCCTTTGAAGGCACTATTCTGATGGTAGCGCATGACCGCTACTTGTTGAAAGAAGTTGCCGACCAGCTCTGGAGTCTTGCACCTGAAGGGCTTACTGTACACGAACGTGGTTTTGACGAGTACGACAAGTATCGCAAGGCACAGAATGCCCTTGCCAGCGGCAAAGCAAAAGAAGCAACCGCAGGCGGTGGTCTTAGCAGAGAAGAACAAAAACGTCTGAAGCGCGAGCAGGCAGAACTTCGCAATACAATTTACAAGCAGCTCAAGCCTAAACAGCAGCAGTACGAGAAAATGGAAAATGATCTCATGCTGATGCTTGAAGAACAAGGCGAACTGGAAACCAACATGGCTGATCCAGAGTTTTTTGCAAAATCAGCAGACATGCAGGAAGCCCTCAAACGATTCGGACAACTTCAAAATGACAGTGAAGTGCTGATGGAACAAATGGGCGAACTTGAGATGGAAATTGCAGAACTGGAAAAACAGCGCGAAACGCTGGCAGGCTAA
- a CDS encoding (deoxy)nucleoside triphosphate pyrophosphohydrolase, which produces MKKSITVVAGIVWDGDRYLAARRPKDAPFGGFWEFPGGKIEPDETPEEALIREFQEELDITPTEWSYWQTVTHEYEELVVTLLFFHITAFTGTLVPQEGHTVQWVMPEEACNLGFLEADIPIVQALATSA; this is translated from the coding sequence ATGAAGAAGTCTATTACCGTTGTTGCCGGTATAGTGTGGGACGGTGACCGATATCTTGCTGCCCGCCGACCAAAGGATGCGCCATTTGGCGGCTTCTGGGAGTTCCCAGGCGGTAAGATAGAGCCGGACGAAACGCCGGAGGAAGCCCTAATTCGAGAGTTTCAGGAAGAGTTGGATATTACGCCTACTGAATGGAGCTATTGGCAGACTGTCACCCATGAATACGAAGAGCTTGTTGTTACGCTTCTTTTCTTCCACATAACGGCTTTTACCGGTACACTTGTGCCCCAAGAAGGACATACCGTGCAATGGGTTATGCCGGAAGAAGCATGTAATCTCGGGTTTCTTGAGGCAGATATTCCTATAGTTCAAGCACTGGCAACATCAGCATAA
- a CDS encoding DMT family transporter, translating to MHAFLFILALFAGTFLPLQMGLNAMVTLHWSQSAPLSSLISFAVGTIVLSFFVFASRIPIPALTTSTVPWYAWLGGLLGAIGVTTLTYLAPRIGALAMISLLICGQLFASVVLDHFGIVGYPLRPVTLMRALGLVMLICGAYLVNRY from the coding sequence ATGCATGCTTTCCTCTTTATTCTTGCGCTATTTGCCGGAACATTTCTGCCTCTGCAAATGGGGCTGAATGCCATGGTTACTTTACATTGGAGCCAAAGCGCGCCTCTCTCTTCGCTTATATCCTTCGCAGTAGGCACAATTGTTTTAAGCTTCTTTGTATTCGCAAGCCGCATTCCCATTCCGGCACTCACCACCTCTACAGTACCGTGGTATGCATGGCTCGGTGGCTTGCTTGGTGCCATCGGGGTAACCACATTAACCTACCTTGCCCCGCGCATTGGTGCTCTCGCCATGATCTCCCTGCTTATCTGCGGTCAGCTGTTCGCATCGGTAGTGCTCGACCATTTCGGTATTGTTGGATACCCGCTACGCCCTGTAACACTTATGCGTGCTCTTGGTCTTGTAATGCTTATATGCGGCGCGTATCTTGTTAACCGCTATTAA
- a CDS encoding hemerythrin family protein codes for MATFEWNSSMNTGIAVIDEQHAELTQIINTLYYAYMDGEENSVLCSLIHKVNDYAHIHFETEVKLMSAYSDEIPDFELHLEQHREFFSNAIGFLLDYLNDKADITPELLDYLTDWWFNHINGIDRKMAEFLIQKGAA; via the coding sequence ATGGCGACGTTCGAATGGAACTCTTCAATGAATACTGGCATTGCTGTAATCGATGAACAACATGCCGAACTGACGCAGATCATTAATACCCTGTACTACGCATACATGGACGGAGAAGAAAACTCTGTTCTATGCTCTCTCATTCATAAAGTGAATGACTATGCGCATATACACTTTGAGACTGAAGTTAAGTTAATGAGCGCGTACAGTGATGAAATTCCAGATTTCGAATTGCACCTTGAGCAGCACAGAGAGTTTTTTTCCAATGCAATTGGGTTTCTGCTAGATTATCTGAATGATAAAGCAGATATTACTCCTGAGCTTTTAGACTACCTCACTGACTGGTGGTTTAATCATATCAATGGAATAGATCGGAAAATGGCTGAGTTTTTAATACAAAAAGGGGCAGCATAA
- a CDS encoding aspartate-semialdehyde dehydrogenase, with protein MSKDRLVVAVVGATGAVGREMLSVLEGRDFPATEVIALASARSAGTTVPFAGGELTVKELTEDSFEGVDIALFSAGGSTSEKFAPIAAKAGCVVVDNSSAWRMDDRCPLVVPEVNPEALDTHNGIIANPNCSTIQMMVALKPLHDNGQIKRIVVSTYQAVSGSGQKAITELETQIRQLFNMQTPEAEVYPYQIAFNALPQIDVFMNNDYTKEEMKMVNETVKIFNDPSVKVTATCVRIPVFYGHSESVNIETVQKITPAEARAILTQAPGVTVLDNPGEKIYPMAIDAAGQDDTYVGRIREDETIENGLNMWIVADNIRKGAALNTVQIAEELIKRDLLGVKDTTVFD; from the coding sequence ATGAGTAAAGATCGTTTAGTGGTTGCCGTTGTCGGTGCCACTGGTGCTGTAGGGCGGGAAATGCTTTCCGTTTTGGAAGGTCGTGATTTTCCAGCTACCGAGGTTATTGCCCTTGCATCTGCACGATCCGCAGGCACCACAGTACCGTTTGCGGGTGGTGAACTTACAGTCAAAGAGCTGACTGAAGACTCTTTTGAAGGCGTTGATATTGCGCTCTTTTCCGCCGGTGGTTCCACATCTGAAAAATTTGCACCTATCGCAGCAAAAGCTGGCTGTGTTGTTGTAGACAACTCCAGCGCATGGCGTATGGATGATCGTTGTCCGCTGGTAGTGCCGGAAGTAAACCCGGAAGCACTTGATACGCACAACGGTATTATCGCCAACCCTAACTGTTCTACAATTCAGATGATGGTTGCGCTCAAGCCGCTGCATGACAATGGTCAGATCAAACGCATTGTTGTTTCCACCTATCAGGCAGTATCCGGCTCCGGTCAAAAAGCAATTACCGAACTGGAAACCCAGATTCGTCAGCTTTTCAACATGCAGACACCGGAAGCAGAAGTATATCCATACCAGATTGCGTTTAACGCACTTCCACAGATCGATGTTTTCATGAATAATGATTACACAAAAGAAGAAATGAAAATGGTTAACGAAACCGTTAAAATCTTCAATGATCCTTCTGTAAAAGTAACTGCAACATGTGTACGAATTCCTGTATTTTACGGTCACAGCGAATCCGTGAACATCGAAACTGTACAGAAAATTACTCCGGCGGAAGCTCGTGCTATTCTTACTCAAGCACCGGGTGTTACTGTGCTTGATAATCCGGGTGAAAAAATCTATCCGATGGCAATTGATGCCGCAGGACAGGACGACACCTACGTGGGACGCATCCGCGAAGATGAAACTATTGAAAACGGCTTGAACATGTGGATCGTAGCTGACAATATCCGTAAGGGTGCTGCACTCAACACCGTGCAGATTGCGGAAGAGTTGATTAAACGCGATCTTCTTGGCGTAAAAGATACAACCGTATTCGACTAG